Proteins encoded in a region of the Thermus sp. LT1-2-5 genome:
- the trxA gene encoding thioredoxin, with translation MLAVCPKCGAKNRLGTPPPGQVPVCGACKAPLPWIVAADEKRFQEEVAGAPLVLVDFWAPWCGPCRMVAPVLEALAQEQAGKLKVVKVNTDENPGLAARYGIRSIPTLVLFQRGHPVATWVGASPKRVLEERLRPYLA, from the coding sequence GTGCTGGCGGTCTGCCCCAAGTGCGGCGCCAAAAACCGGTTAGGGACGCCCCCGCCCGGCCAGGTCCCGGTCTGCGGGGCCTGCAAAGCCCCCTTGCCCTGGATCGTGGCGGCGGACGAGAAACGCTTCCAAGAAGAGGTGGCGGGGGCGCCCCTGGTCCTGGTGGACTTCTGGGCCCCCTGGTGCGGGCCCTGCCGCATGGTGGCCCCCGTTTTGGAAGCCCTGGCCCAGGAGCAGGCCGGCAAGCTCAAGGTGGTGAAGGTGAACACCGACGAGAACCCCGGCCTCGCCGCCCGCTATGGAATAAGGAGCATCCCCACCCTGGTCCTCTTCCAACGGGGCCACCCGGTGGCCACCTGGGTGGGAGCGAGCCCCAAGCGGGTCCTCGAGGAGCGCCTGAGGCCCTATCTGGCCTGA
- a CDS encoding Hsp20/alpha crystallin family protein: protein MLEKLWPFGRNRVRKAFEEALEKAFQEVETLEPLSELSEHEDHYLLKVEVPGLGPENLEVRLEGDQLVIEGEKQEEKRTKHLSEIVYGKIYRAYLLPKDAKKEGITARLSKGVLEVRIPREKRPAEPPVKIPVQEA, encoded by the coding sequence ATGCTGGAAAAGCTTTGGCCCTTTGGCAGGAACCGGGTGCGCAAGGCCTTTGAAGAAGCCTTAGAAAAGGCCTTCCAGGAGGTGGAAACTCTGGAGCCCCTCTCGGAGCTCTCCGAGCACGAGGACCACTACCTCCTCAAGGTGGAGGTGCCGGGCCTCGGCCCGGAAAACCTGGAGGTGCGCCTGGAGGGGGACCAGCTGGTGATTGAGGGGGAAAAGCAGGAGGAAAAGCGCACCAAACACCTCTCCGAAATCGTCTACGGCAAGATCTACCGCGCCTACCTCCTGCCCAAGGACGCCAAGAAGGAGGGCATCACGGCCCGCCTGAGCAAAGGGGTCTTGGAGGTGCGGATCCCGCGGGAGAAGCGCCCTGCGGAACCCCCGGTGAAGATCCCCGTGCAGGAAGCCTAG